A section of the Gloeobacter violaceus PCC 7421 genome encodes:
- a CDS encoding helix-turn-helix transcriptional regulator, whose amino-acid sequence MKITISAGNFAQFVTAFQELTGCTGRCNGAELTLHWPQQAGEGYYRWLRLRGGIELFICDYQLHQSVTVDLEILEFPSLSVGFIVSGHFRGTLPGAAEKLEGRPGQSGLFLLPAHREISELPAAERLRFVGMSFEPSLIESVFEGQSLPVAPALRPWMAGREAPPFFRLGAITPAMATALDQVLHCPFEGATRQLFLEGKALELVALQLEQTLTDGPSPAARHRLHGDDIDRIHQARDILIANLEHPPTLIALAHQVGLNDYKLKLGFRQVFGTTAFGYLHAHRLEQARVMLAARQINVSTAARAVGYTNLSAFSLAFKRRFGVLPSTWQSRRS is encoded by the coding sequence GTGAAGATTACGATTTCGGCGGGCAACTTTGCGCAATTTGTCACTGCTTTTCAGGAGTTGACCGGTTGCACCGGCCGGTGCAATGGTGCCGAGTTGACGCTCCACTGGCCGCAGCAGGCAGGCGAAGGATACTACCGCTGGCTTCGGTTGCGCGGCGGCATCGAGCTATTTATCTGCGACTACCAATTGCACCAGTCGGTCACTGTGGACTTGGAGATCTTGGAGTTTCCCTCGCTGTCGGTGGGTTTTATCGTCTCGGGTCATTTTCGCGGTACCCTGCCCGGTGCCGCCGAGAAGCTCGAAGGACGCCCGGGGCAGAGCGGTCTGTTTTTGTTGCCCGCTCACCGGGAAATTTCCGAATTGCCGGCGGCCGAGCGGCTGCGCTTCGTGGGGATGTCCTTCGAGCCGAGTTTGATCGAGTCGGTCTTCGAAGGGCAATCACTGCCGGTGGCCCCGGCGCTGAGGCCCTGGATGGCGGGGCGGGAGGCGCCGCCGTTTTTTCGTCTGGGAGCGATCACCCCTGCAATGGCCACTGCCCTCGATCAGGTTTTGCACTGTCCGTTTGAGGGGGCGACCCGGCAGCTGTTTCTCGAAGGCAAGGCACTGGAATTGGTCGCATTGCAACTGGAGCAGACCCTGACGGACGGGCCGTCGCCGGCCGCGCGCCATCGGTTGCACGGCGACGACATCGACCGTATCCACCAGGCGCGCGACATCTTGATTGCCAATCTCGAACATCCGCCTACGTTGATCGCCCTCGCCCACCAGGTCGGCCTCAACGACTACAAGCTGAAGCTCGGTTTCCGGCAGGTCTTCGGCACGACGGCGTTCGGCTATCTGCACGCCCACCGCCTGGAGCAGGCCCGAGTGATGCTGGCGGCCCGGCAGATCAACGTCTCGACCGCCGCCCGCGCCGTGGGCTACACCAACCTCAGCGCCTTCAGCCTCGCTTTCAAGCGCCGCTTCGGGGTGCTGCCGAGCACCTGGCAGTCGCGCCGCAGTTGA
- a CDS encoding Crp/Fnr family transcriptional regulator, whose protein sequence is MSKHAIPLQDVESPGAVFDTGDLHEVGWAAGQAAGDCYKAGQSIPLAWDSLWLVQQGLVWVRTVQWSGNETLVALVGPRMPIGAMLVPEKAACAVHALTDVQLTRVAWREVHQQPQLAWQLNQGLVRLLLQLEALNAIKGLRRVIDRLQEMLVLLVRQCGQESVEGVRLQGRLTHEQLAVAIGCQRVAVTKCFTELKRAGLVTVGADRRLCVSRELVHRTALFAVAADTHAQRAMGPA, encoded by the coding sequence ATGAGCAAACACGCAATCCCGCTTCAAGATGTCGAATCCCCCGGTGCGGTGTTCGATACCGGAGATTTACACGAAGTGGGCTGGGCCGCCGGGCAGGCCGCCGGCGACTGTTACAAAGCCGGTCAGAGCATCCCGCTTGCCTGGGATTCGCTCTGGCTGGTGCAGCAGGGGCTTGTCTGGGTGCGGACGGTGCAATGGTCCGGCAACGAGACCCTCGTGGCGCTGGTCGGACCGCGCATGCCGATCGGCGCGATGCTTGTGCCTGAAAAAGCTGCCTGCGCGGTCCACGCCCTGACGGATGTGCAACTGACGCGCGTGGCCTGGCGGGAGGTGCACCAACAGCCCCAACTGGCCTGGCAACTGAACCAGGGTTTGGTGCGGCTGTTGTTGCAGTTGGAGGCGCTCAACGCCATCAAGGGCCTGCGGCGGGTGATCGACCGCCTCCAGGAGATGCTGGTGCTGCTGGTGCGCCAGTGCGGGCAGGAGAGCGTCGAGGGGGTGCGTCTGCAGGGGCGGCTGACCCACGAGCAGCTCGCAGTCGCCATCGGTTGCCAGCGGGTCGCCGTCACCAAATGTTTCACAGAACTCAAGCGAGCCGGGCTGGTCACCGTCGGGGCGGACCGCCGCCTGTGCGTCAGCCGCGAACTGGTCCACAGGACGGCCCTGTTCGCGGTTGCCGCCGACACCCACGCCCAGCGCGCCATGGGTCCGGCGTGA